The Acidobacteriota bacterium DNA window GCATTACAGCAGTCCCCTGTCCACCAGATCCGTCCTGACCGCATCGGGGCCGTCGACGAGCGTGGCGTGGAGACCGCGGGTGCGGGCCGCGGCGACGTTGGCGGCGCTGTCGTCGAAGAACAGCACCGATGCGGGCTCCACGCCGAGCCTCGCCACCATGTCGTCGAAGATCGCGGGATCCGGCTTGCGCCGGCCCGCGTCCTGCGATCCGAGCGCCATGTCGAAAGCGTCGAGCACGCCAAGCGCGTCGAGCCGTGCCCAGTGCGCGGCGTTGGAATTGCTCAGCGCGGCGAGTCTGTAGCGTGGGCGCAGATCGTCGAGCAGCTCACGTGCGCTTGGCAGCCAGCCCCGAACCCAGTCCTGCCACGCGTCGAGAAACGCCTCGGGCGCGAGCGTGATGCCCCAATCGCGCGTGAACCGCTCGATGAACTGGTCGGTCGTGATCGCCCCCGCGCCATATGCCAGCGAGTGCGGACACGTCCCCCATTTCCTGGCGAGCGCGTCAGGGGCCATGCGCGCGGGCAGCAGCGGCTGAATGTCGTCGAGGCCGGAGAAATCGACGAGCACGCCCCCGAGATCGAACAACAGCACTGACACGCGATCGGCCATGTGCGGATTATCGCCGGGCCGGCGCTATGATGGGCGCTCCATCGCCCCCTGCCACAGGACGAGCCATGACAGACGCCAACCCGCACGGCGCATCACGCCGCGCCTTCCTGCGCACAGCCGCCGCCACGACCGCCGCGATGCCGCTCGCTTCCCTGGCGACAGCGCCCGCATCGGCCGCGACAGCCGCGCCCCTCACACGCGAGCCTCGTCAGCAGGAATGGCAGGGCCCGCCGCGCCTGAAGTTCGCCGTGATCGGGCTCAACCACGGGCACATCACGAGCATGACCAACACGGTCCTGCGTGGTGGCGGAGAGCTCACGTGGGTCTACGCGAAGGAAACGGACCTGGTGAAGCCGTTCCTGACGCGCTTCCCGCAGGCGCGCCTCGCGCGCAGCGAAGCCGAGATCCTCGACGATGCGTCGGTGAAGGTGGTGCTGAGCGCCTCGATTCCCGACGAGCGCGCACCGCTCGGCATCCGCGTGATGCGCGCAGGCAAGGACTTCATCGCCGACAAGCCGGGCATCACGTCGCTCGCGCAACTGGCCGAGGTCCGTGCCGTGCAGGCCGAGACGCGCCGCATCTACTCGATCGTCTACAGCGAGCGGCTCGAGAACAGGGCCACGGTGAGGGCCGGCGAACTCGTGAAGGCCGGCGCAATCGGCACCGTGCTCCAGACGATCGGGCTCGGTCCGCATCGCGCGAGCTTCAAGACGCGTCCCGAGTGGTTCTTCGACACGGCGCGCTACGGCGGCATCCTCGTGGACATCGCATCGCACCAGGCCGACCAGTTCCTGTTCTTCACCGGCTCGACCCGCGCGGAAGTCGTCGCCTCGCAGGCCGGCAACGTCCATACGCCGCAGCACCCGAAGTTCGAGGACTTCGGCGACATGATGGTGCGCAGCGACAAGGGCTCCGGATACATCCGCGTGGACTGGTTCACCCCTGACGGCCTGCCCACGTGGGGCGACGGCCGCCTCACGATTCTCGGCAGCGACGGGTTCATCGAGATCCGGAAGAACGTCGACATCGCTGGCCGCCCCGCCGGCAACCATCTGTTCCTCTCCGACCAGAAGAGCACGCGCTACATCGAACTCGGCGAGGTCGAGTTGCCGTACGGACGGCAGATCGTGAGCGACATCCTCGATCGCACCGAGACCGCGATGACGCAGGCGCACTGCTTCCTCGCGATGCAGCTCGTGCTCGAGGCACAGGAGAAGGCGCGCGCACCACGTCTCAGTTGACCAGCCATGACCAACCACCGACGACACGGCGCATCGCGCCGCACGTTCCTGCAGACCGCCGCCGCGACGACGGCCGCCATCGGCTTCCCGACCATCGTCCCCGCGTCGGTACGTGGCGCGCAGGCGCCGAGCAACCAGATCACCGTTGGGGCGATCGGCGTGGGCCGCATCTCGCGCACGCACGACATGCCAGGCATCTGGAAGCACGCCCAGGCGCGCATCGTCGCCGTCTGCGACGTGGATGCCAGGCGCGTGAACGACGCCAAGACGCTGGTC harbors:
- a CDS encoding HAD family phosphatase; protein product: MADRVSVLLFDLGGVLVDFSGLDDIQPLLPARMAPDALARKWGTCPHSLAYGAGAITTDQFIERFTRDWGITLAPEAFLDAWQDWVRGWLPSARELLDDLRPRYRLAALSNSNAAHWARLDALGVLDAFDMALGSQDAGRRKPDPAIFDDMVARLGVEPASVLFFDDSAANVAAARTRGLHATLVDGPDAVRTDLVDRGLL
- a CDS encoding Gfo/Idh/MocA family oxidoreductase, whose amino-acid sequence is MTDANPHGASRRAFLRTAAATTAAMPLASLATAPASAATAAPLTREPRQQEWQGPPRLKFAVIGLNHGHITSMTNTVLRGGGELTWVYAKETDLVKPFLTRFPQARLARSEAEILDDASVKVVLSASIPDERAPLGIRVMRAGKDFIADKPGITSLAQLAEVRAVQAETRRIYSIVYSERLENRATVRAGELVKAGAIGTVLQTIGLGPHRASFKTRPEWFFDTARYGGILVDIASHQADQFLFFTGSTRAEVVASQAGNVHTPQHPKFEDFGDMMVRSDKGSGYIRVDWFTPDGLPTWGDGRLTILGSDGFIEIRKNVDIAGRPAGNHLFLSDQKSTRYIELGEVELPYGRQIVSDILDRTETAMTQAHCFLAMQLVLEAQEKARAPRLS